A genomic window from Pirellulaceae bacterium includes:
- a CDS encoding protein kinase translates to MDFNPPQLAQRFVELGLIEPLAVEQAWSDVGVENVTCEDLIRVLLRRELVTNLQVDRVLKGERTGFFYGKYKVLYLIGAGTFARVYRAVHRETGRIAAIKVLRRRHRNEPVQLEQFFREARVGIQLQHPNIVAIHEVDSDPRNPYMVMEFVEGQTLRELVHIRKTIEPITALKLMMDVANGLAYASTLGVTHRDMKLSNVLVTAQGRAKLVDFGLAALADTSNEAALADCPSARAIDYAALERGSGVRKDDPRSDLYFWGAMLYHILVGKSPLTETRDRVARLNVSRFREVPHINSVAPNVPSNVASIVHRAMEFDPAKRYQHSTEIVTECRTVIARLEAGDTDTTASAAKLRASDGAATVDASEEGVNKVVMLVESKPEFQDLVREKLKKRGYRVLIISDPHRALARFLPDEDPPAHCVLFSAPELGAAALDAYNQFVSDQHTAHLPAILLVDRKQQYIIRNAKTDALHILLAVPLKVRELRTALLRLLRQSATDSPAAEA, encoded by the coding sequence ATGGACTTCAACCCGCCTCAGCTCGCTCAACGCTTCGTTGAACTCGGCTTGATCGAGCCGTTGGCGGTGGAGCAAGCTTGGTCCGACGTAGGGGTGGAGAATGTAACCTGTGAGGATTTGATTCGCGTCTTACTGCGCCGTGAGCTAGTAACTAATCTGCAAGTGGATCGTGTCCTCAAGGGCGAACGAACCGGCTTTTTCTACGGCAAATACAAAGTGCTGTATCTGATCGGTGCTGGAACTTTTGCCAGAGTCTATCGAGCCGTGCATCGCGAGACCGGTCGAATTGCGGCCATTAAGGTCTTGCGCCGCCGTCACCGCAATGAGCCGGTGCAATTGGAGCAGTTCTTTCGCGAAGCACGCGTGGGCATACAGTTGCAACATCCCAATATCGTGGCCATCCACGAAGTCGATAGCGATCCGCGCAATCCCTACATGGTCATGGAATTCGTGGAGGGCCAGACACTGCGGGAGCTTGTACACATTCGCAAGACGATCGAACCGATTACAGCCCTCAAGTTGATGATGGACGTTGCCAACGGCCTGGCGTACGCAAGTACACTGGGCGTCACGCATCGCGATATGAAACTCAGTAACGTCTTGGTAACTGCCCAAGGTCGAGCGAAGTTGGTGGACTTTGGGTTGGCCGCCTTGGCCGATACCAGCAACGAGGCGGCCTTGGCCGATTGTCCCAGTGCTCGAGCGATCGACTATGCGGCGCTGGAACGAGGTTCCGGGGTCCGCAAAGATGATCCTCGCAGCGATCTCTATTTCTGGGGCGCCATGCTGTATCACATATTGGTCGGGAAATCGCCGCTGACCGAGACGCGCGATCGAGTGGCTCGACTAAACGTGTCGCGATTCCGAGAGGTACCACATATCAATAGCGTCGCCCCCAATGTACCCAGTAACGTCGCGTCCATAGTTCATCGAGCCATGGAGTTTGATCCGGCCAAGCGCTATCAGCATTCTACTGAAATCGTGACTGAATGCAGGACCGTTATTGCGCGACTTGAGGCCGGCGATACCGATACCACAGCCTCAGCAGCCAAGCTGCGCGCCTCCGATGGGGCAGCCACTGTTGATGCCTCGGAAGAGGGTGTTAATAAGGTAGTCATGTTGGTCGAGAGCAAACCTGAGTTTCAAGACTTGGTGCGTGAAAAGCTTAAGAAGCGGGGCTACCGTGTACTCATCATTAGTGATCCCCACCGAGCTCTGGCTCGTTTCCTGCCGGACGAAGATCCTCCGGCTCACTGCGTCTTATTCAGCGCTCCGGAACTGGGAGCAGCGGCGCTGGACGCCTATAATCAATTCGTCTCTGATCAACATACCGCTCACCTGCCAGCCATCTTATTGGTTGATCGCAAGCAGCAGTACATCATCCGCAACGCTAAAACGGATGCGCTGCACATCCTGTTGGCGGTGCCTTTGAAAGTTCGCGAACTGCGCACCGCACTGCTGCGGTTACTCCGCCAATCTGCAACCGACAGCCCGGCTGCCGAAGCTTAA
- a CDS encoding ABC transporter permease subunit, which translates to MFFTSSPFLSFPLAQAGSSWLTVWLTPVWYLATGIALGLIALALCVLLFQALSHTPWSRLSAKPAGHVVAAVIAGLLTGSLLWVVPESVWGDAKLQEPLLLGIAAALLCALVGWAVVFCCGRQAAKSSWATLSEGAAGTIATVGLIVVLVGAALWAIGSQMVTSIVDQPLAALKSIPEVFTSGQQPALVALLEARPPDGNAPLVELQMPGDFARVHQFRLSSNTTILLGDAPHAADFSRAPYRLAAGEAIDWNRSQPLSDLPIAYEPGTAVYAQNQEIEPSSVTIEYQTDPPVPQASSLITIALATLLFGLAVLLQSAVAPRVSAVALATMKNELAQPLFLVLIALGSVLILLYEFLSFNTFGEDIKLLKDCGITTIMLLAAFQGVWSASSSISEEIEGRTALTVLSKPIQRRSFVIGKFMGLFWVVALIFVVLGIMLLVAVAYKPIYDARESSLDMPTWQACHTEMLHTVPGLAMGFMQAILLTAVSVALATRLPLLVNLSICFAIYVVGNLSTSIISSTAGTFPIVEFVAQLIATVIPILEHFQLQTAIDADRPITMSLLCGNLIYCLLYVTLAMFLALLLFEDRDLA; encoded by the coding sequence ATGTTTTTCACGTCTTCGCCTTTTCTCAGTTTTCCACTGGCTCAGGCCGGTTCGTCATGGCTGACTGTGTGGTTGACGCCGGTTTGGTATTTAGCCACTGGAATCGCATTGGGGCTAATTGCGTTAGCGCTATGCGTACTGTTGTTTCAAGCACTGTCGCATACCCCTTGGTCGAGGTTATCCGCCAAACCGGCAGGGCATGTAGTGGCTGCAGTAATTGCCGGACTACTAACGGGATCGCTACTGTGGGTTGTGCCGGAATCGGTTTGGGGCGACGCGAAGTTGCAGGAGCCGTTGCTGCTGGGGATTGCGGCTGCGCTATTGTGTGCCTTGGTGGGCTGGGCTGTAGTGTTTTGTTGTGGGCGTCAGGCGGCAAAGAGCTCTTGGGCGACGCTATCCGAAGGGGCAGCGGGCACCATTGCTACGGTAGGGCTGATCGTCGTTTTAGTTGGCGCAGCGCTGTGGGCAATCGGCAGTCAGATGGTTACTTCTATTGTAGACCAGCCGTTGGCGGCGCTTAAGAGTATTCCGGAGGTGTTCACTTCAGGTCAGCAGCCCGCGTTGGTTGCACTCCTGGAGGCTCGTCCACCTGACGGCAATGCACCGCTGGTGGAGTTGCAAATGCCGGGGGATTTTGCTCGTGTTCACCAGTTTCGACTTTCAAGCAACACTACCATTTTGTTGGGCGATGCGCCCCATGCCGCTGATTTTTCACGAGCGCCCTATCGTTTGGCTGCTGGAGAGGCAATCGACTGGAATCGCAGTCAGCCGCTGAGCGATTTGCCGATCGCGTACGAGCCCGGCACAGCAGTTTATGCTCAAAATCAAGAAATTGAGCCGTCGAGTGTCACGATTGAATATCAAACCGACCCACCTGTTCCTCAGGCATCTTCATTGATAACAATTGCTTTAGCGACACTGTTGTTTGGATTGGCGGTCCTGTTGCAAAGCGCCGTCGCACCACGCGTATCAGCGGTAGCTCTGGCCACGATGAAGAATGAATTGGCCCAGCCCTTGTTTCTAGTGCTTATCGCGTTGGGCAGCGTCCTGATTTTGTTGTATGAGTTCTTGTCGTTTAATACGTTTGGTGAGGACATCAAGTTGCTCAAAGACTGTGGTATCACTACGATCATGCTGTTGGCGGCGTTCCAGGGCGTGTGGTCGGCCAGCAGCTCGATCAGCGAAGAGATCGAAGGTCGTACGGCACTGACCGTATTGAGTAAGCCCATTCAGCGCCGCAGCTTCGTGATAGGCAAGTTCATGGGGCTGTTTTGGGTTGTGGCACTGATCTTTGTGGTTCTAGGCATCATGTTGCTGGTGGCTGTGGCCTACAAACCTATTTACGATGCCCGTGAGTCTTCTTTAGATATGCCTACTTGGCAAGCTTGTCATACGGAGATGTTGCATACGGTGCCGGGTTTGGCGATGGGGTTCATGCAGGCCATACTGCTGACTGCAGTGAGCGTAGCCTTGGCCACGCGACTGCCACTGTTAGTGAACTTGTCGATTTGTTTCGCCATCTACGTTGTGGGAAATCTATCGACCTCAATCATCAGCAGCACTGCTGGGACGTTTCCCATCGTAGAGTTTGTCGCGCAGTTGATTGCTACAGTCATTCCCATCCTGGAGCATTTTCAGTTGCAGACAGCGATTGACGCTGATCGGCCGATCACCATGTCGCTGTTGTGCGGCAATTTGATCTATTGCCTGCTGTACGTCACCTTAGCCATGTTTCTGGCACTGCTGCTGTTCGAGGATCGGGACTTGGCGTAG
- a CDS encoding superoxide dismutase: MAFQLPSLPYAYDALEPHVDARTMEIHHTKHHQAYINNVNGAIAGTEFDSMSVEDLIAKLAAVPEAKRAAVRNNGGGHANHSLFWTVMGPNAGGTPSGSLASAIDAAFGSFDKFKELFTAAGTTRFGSGWAWLYVADGKLAVGSTANQDSPLMGKDIAGIAGVPVLGLDVWEHAYYLNYQNRRPDYINAFWNVVNWPAVAERFAAATA, translated from the coding sequence ATGGCATTTCAACTACCTTCATTACCGTATGCTTACGACGCACTGGAACCACATGTCGATGCGCGGACAATGGAAATCCACCACACCAAACACCACCAGGCATACATCAACAATGTCAATGGTGCCATTGCTGGAACCGAATTTGATTCGATGAGCGTCGAGGATCTGATCGCCAAACTTGCGGCAGTTCCAGAAGCCAAACGGGCAGCCGTGCGTAATAATGGAGGTGGCCACGCCAATCATTCACTGTTCTGGACCGTGATGGGGCCAAACGCGGGCGGCACTCCTAGCGGTTCGCTGGCCAGTGCTATCGACGCTGCTTTCGGTTCGTTCGATAAATTCAAAGAATTATTTACCGCTGCCGGCACCACGCGGTTTGGCAGTGGCTGGGCCTGGCTGTACGTCGCTGACGGCAAGCTGGCAGTTGGCTCGACGGCCAACCAGGATAGCCCATTGATGGGGAAGGATATTGCTGGCATCGCTGGCGTGCCGGTCCTAGGACTAGACGTCTGGGAGCACGCTTACTATCTCAATTACCAGAATCGACGTCCCGACTATATCAACGCTTTCTGGAATGTGGTCAATTGGCCAGCCGTCGCTGAACGGTTTGCAGCCGCGACCGCCTAG
- a CDS encoding DUF4147 domain-containing protein: MLWQRLPPADSVSRTLVRDALNIWQAGVTAVQPDTLLRNKIHRDGRWLCIDEDCRVDLSQTRRLIIVGAGKASAAMASRFRRLAEQEWATPDFPPLLGWINTPAGTGHEAVPDIQFHVARPVGSNLPTHSALEGTQRILNLVSTAHPDDVVLCMISGGGSALLVAPQPGITLADKQAVAELVSAAGGNIRQLNTIRSCLSRVKGGGLARQCRAGRMIALIISDVLGDPLDIIASGPTVLDNSGSYRRAVVELEQLDLLEHPQLHSVVQWLRAAEQGRQADPRQNQSPSGSGPPPKIDNIILGNISDAVDAAGVRAVELGYQYLMQTARQPEGDVRDVALMACSAMERLAQQAPPDCWISGGEPTVKLPADNPGKGGRNQQLALAVLELLSKRGWPEVWPDNHLVFLSGGTDGEDGPTDAAGAWISAETLQSMRRLSCSPLPYLDRADAYHFFERMGGLIVSGPTGTNVGDLRIALSRKGSA; encoded by the coding sequence ATGCTCTGGCAGCGATTGCCTCCAGCCGATTCTGTGTCTCGGACGCTGGTGCGTGACGCGCTCAATATATGGCAGGCAGGCGTAACCGCAGTGCAGCCCGACACGCTGCTGCGGAATAAGATTCATCGTGACGGCAGATGGCTATGCATTGACGAAGACTGCCGCGTCGACCTTTCACAGACACGCAGGCTGATTATTGTAGGCGCTGGCAAAGCCTCTGCGGCCATGGCGAGTCGATTCCGCAGGCTGGCTGAGCAGGAGTGGGCAACTCCAGATTTTCCTCCGCTGCTCGGCTGGATCAACACGCCCGCCGGCACCGGCCACGAAGCGGTACCGGATATACAATTTCACGTGGCGCGGCCGGTGGGCAGTAATCTGCCAACGCACAGCGCCCTTGAAGGCACCCAGCGGATACTCAACCTTGTCTCGACAGCTCATCCCGATGACGTTGTGTTATGCATGATTTCTGGCGGAGGTTCAGCCCTGCTGGTTGCGCCTCAACCCGGAATTACATTGGCTGACAAACAAGCTGTGGCCGAGCTGGTTTCGGCAGCCGGTGGCAACATCCGGCAGCTCAACACCATCCGCAGTTGCCTCAGTCGTGTAAAAGGTGGCGGACTGGCCCGCCAGTGTCGGGCCGGACGAATGATAGCGCTGATCATCTCCGATGTACTGGGTGATCCACTGGATATCATTGCTTCCGGACCAACCGTGCTCGATAATTCTGGCAGTTATAGACGGGCCGTGGTAGAACTTGAGCAGCTCGATTTGCTCGAGCATCCCCAATTGCATTCAGTGGTTCAGTGGCTGCGGGCAGCAGAGCAGGGGAGGCAAGCCGATCCGCGCCAGAACCAGTCACCGTCCGGCTCGGGGCCGCCCCCGAAAATCGACAATATAATCCTGGGGAACATCTCCGATGCTGTGGATGCCGCCGGAGTGCGCGCCGTCGAACTGGGATATCAATACCTAATGCAGACCGCTCGGCAACCCGAGGGCGATGTGCGCGATGTCGCTCTTATGGCCTGCTCCGCCATGGAGCGCCTAGCACAACAAGCGCCACCAGACTGTTGGATTTCGGGCGGCGAGCCAACTGTCAAGCTGCCCGCTGACAACCCTGGCAAGGGCGGTCGCAATCAACAATTAGCCCTTGCCGTGTTGGAGCTGCTTTCGAAACGCGGCTGGCCGGAAGTCTGGCCTGATAACCATCTGGTGTTTTTGAGCGGCGGAACCGATGGCGAAGATGGTCCGACGGATGCTGCTGGAGCATGGATCAGTGCCGAGACGCTGCAGAGCATGCGACGACTCAGTTGCTCTCCCCTACCGTATCTCGACCGAGCCGACGCCTATCATTTTTTTGAGAGAATGGGAGGATTGATCGTATCTGGCCCAACCGGTACGAATGTAGGCGACTTGCGGATTGCCTTGTCGCGGAAAGGTAGTGCGTAA
- the ligA gene encoding NAD-dependent DNA ligase LigA: MENPQRRIEQLTDQIRYHDRKYYVDAEPEITDLEYDRLLQQLKALEAEFPELVRPDSPTQRIGDQVLTGLRQVEHRVPMLSIENTYSLEELAAFLARVQRGLDDVAVEWVMELKIDGVAAAIVYEDGQLVRAVTRGDGHVGDDITHNIRTIPDVPLRLLGNPPRLLEVRGEVYMTNSDLAQLNLQQASAGLPLFKNTRNVTAGTIRLLDPKLAAQRRPRFFCHGVGYCDGIRSTNHMDFLDELRGYGLPVTPHVFQFQDAQQVLQRIDQIQADLHELDFEVDGLVLKVNQFADREKLGSTTKSPRWVVAYKIEKYEATTRLNAIVVQVGKTGAITPVAELEPVQLAGTTVSRASLHNAEEIQRKDIRVGDWVVVEKAGKIIPHIVRVELHRRSRDSIPYQFPTRCPQCNSPLVKDQGGVYIRCANSSCSARLREQLRYFAGRSAMDIDSLGEKVIDQLIEAGLVSSFADLYRLTQEQLLTLDNFGQRKSEKLLQAIQASKQRGLARVLAAVSIRHVGTRVATVLAKRFQNIENLGAATVEQLASVDEIGQIIAASVYDFLHSEHGQATLSGLSEAGVQLSEPMNTATGVSQSTQPLSGKTLVVTGTLTTYTRDEIESLIAQLGGRAASSVSKSTDYVVAGDKAGSKLEKARQLGVPVLSEAEFRAMIAQATPE, encoded by the coding sequence ATGGAAAATCCGCAGCGGCGCATCGAACAACTTACCGATCAGATTCGCTATCACGATCGTAAATACTACGTCGATGCCGAGCCTGAAATCACCGATCTGGAATATGATCGTCTGTTGCAGCAGCTTAAAGCGCTGGAGGCGGAGTTTCCAGAACTAGTTCGCCCCGATAGCCCCACACAGCGCATCGGCGACCAGGTTCTGACCGGCTTACGGCAAGTGGAACACCGTGTGCCGATGTTGTCGATCGAGAATACCTATAGTTTGGAGGAATTGGCGGCGTTTTTGGCACGTGTTCAACGCGGCTTGGACGACGTGGCGGTCGAGTGGGTGATGGAACTGAAGATCGACGGTGTTGCTGCCGCAATTGTCTATGAAGATGGACAACTTGTGCGCGCCGTCACTCGTGGCGATGGCCATGTGGGTGATGACATTACGCACAACATTCGTACGATCCCTGATGTGCCGCTGCGCTTGTTGGGAAATCCTCCTAGACTCCTTGAAGTACGTGGCGAAGTTTACATGACCAACAGTGATTTGGCGCAACTGAACCTTCAACAAGCCAGCGCCGGATTACCGCTGTTTAAGAACACTCGCAATGTGACTGCCGGGACCATACGTCTGCTGGATCCGAAACTGGCAGCCCAGCGACGACCGAGGTTCTTTTGCCATGGAGTCGGCTATTGCGACGGGATTCGCTCGACCAATCATATGGATTTCTTAGACGAACTGCGGGGGTACGGTCTGCCTGTGACCCCACATGTGTTCCAATTCCAGGACGCTCAGCAAGTATTGCAGCGCATTGATCAAATCCAAGCTGACCTGCATGAATTGGATTTTGAAGTGGACGGCTTGGTCCTGAAGGTAAATCAATTCGCCGACCGCGAAAAACTGGGCAGTACCACCAAATCGCCTCGCTGGGTCGTCGCCTATAAAATCGAAAAGTACGAAGCCACGACTCGATTGAACGCGATCGTCGTGCAAGTTGGCAAAACGGGTGCGATAACACCGGTAGCCGAATTGGAGCCCGTGCAGCTTGCAGGAACAACGGTCTCTCGCGCCAGCCTGCACAACGCTGAGGAGATTCAGCGCAAAGATATCCGGGTAGGCGATTGGGTCGTCGTAGAAAAAGCTGGCAAGATCATTCCGCATATTGTCCGTGTGGAACTGCATCGCCGCAGCCGGGACTCGATACCCTATCAATTCCCGACTCGTTGTCCTCAGTGCAACTCGCCTCTGGTAAAGGATCAAGGCGGAGTGTACATCCGCTGCGCCAATTCAAGCTGCTCAGCGAGATTGCGCGAACAATTGCGTTACTTTGCCGGACGGTCTGCCATGGACATCGACAGTCTGGGAGAAAAAGTGATCGATCAATTGATCGAGGCGGGTTTGGTGAGCAGCTTTGCTGATCTGTATCGCCTGACCCAAGAGCAGCTATTGACCTTAGATAATTTTGGCCAACGCAAATCCGAGAAGTTGTTGCAAGCAATCCAAGCCAGCAAGCAACGCGGTTTGGCGCGCGTCCTGGCTGCGGTTTCCATTCGCCATGTCGGAACGCGCGTGGCCACGGTGTTGGCCAAACGGTTTCAGAATATTGAGAATTTGGGGGCGGCAACGGTTGAGCAACTGGCCAGCGTCGACGAAATTGGCCAGATTATCGCGGCCAGCGTTTACGATTTTTTGCACAGCGAACATGGACAGGCCACCTTGAGCGGTCTTTCAGAAGCTGGCGTACAGTTGTCCGAGCCGATGAACACGGCCACTGGGGTTTCGCAATCAACCCAGCCCTTATCCGGCAAGACGTTGGTGGTTACAGGAACGCTAACGACCTACACACGTGACGAGATTGAATCATTGATCGCCCAGCTCGGTGGCCGGGCGGCTAGCTCGGTATCCAAGAGCACCGACTATGTTGTGGCCGGCGATAAAGCTGGCAGCAAGTTGGAGAAAGCTCGTCAGTTGGGCGTTCCTGTGCTGAGCGAAGCAGAGTTTCGAGCAATGATTGCTCAAGCAACTCCGGAGTAA
- a CDS encoding diguanylate cyclase gives MRARLGPYVGLFYALRAKHPPSAAHCLRVALGCSKWATFCSLPSESRDTLELAGLLHDLGKIGVPDLILQKPSQLNRDELHAMDLTTSHSLEILHGVGADHTLLQAIEQARYTFDSGRAGCPLARMLQIVDAFDSMTTVQVFRAAFSREQALDELFAHAGTQFDPELVTNFSELINQPRPELESLIAQRWLSQLSKESHQSFTGAVLVGSAAEESLVNTLFHQRLLDSLTDAAVYLDNQGKILHWNRAAEQLSGRTSESVQYCQWNPTLMGLLCEAGQPIQSENCPLQLALKTNTQHVVRLTAVHANGRQSLVQFTAIPLFTSDGSFAGFILLIRDASLQSDLEMKVRALHAIATQDPLTKVANRAELNRSLEQFVIEHSATGTPGSVIMCDIDFFKRINDSYSHQAGDQALITFANLLRDHARRDDLVARYGGEEFVILCDSCDIQAAHAQAEKLRHIVSSTPVPSLKGKTMTSSFGVTQLQQGDDAETFMARADRALMTAKETGRNRVVQLGGNRLELQIKLPEESITTEASQSNQKSGWLNWFIGQNRPLAKREYLTAVPMEIAAQKLQGFVRDHRAEILSAHGERISIRVKSMESARRRGEHAVALLMNIKIQNVKYCSNGRNTVYQDRTLMLVTMHPVKSRDRRLSSLEGQAQQVLLSFQAYMVAEEVDDELRPSIIKPR, from the coding sequence GTGCGTGCCCGATTAGGTCCGTACGTCGGCCTATTTTATGCTTTGCGAGCCAAACATCCGCCCAGCGCTGCTCACTGCTTGCGTGTGGCCCTGGGTTGTTCCAAGTGGGCTACGTTTTGCAGTTTACCCTCAGAAAGCCGCGACACGTTAGAACTTGCCGGACTGCTCCATGACCTCGGCAAGATTGGCGTACCTGACTTGATTCTACAAAAACCCAGCCAGTTGAATCGAGACGAACTGCATGCGATGGATTTAACTACCAGCCATAGCTTAGAAATCCTGCATGGTGTGGGCGCAGATCATACGTTGTTGCAGGCGATCGAACAGGCGCGGTACACATTCGACTCTGGTCGAGCCGGGTGCCCTCTGGCACGCATGCTGCAGATTGTAGATGCTTTTGATTCCATGACGACCGTCCAGGTATTTCGTGCGGCGTTTAGTCGAGAACAGGCTCTGGATGAGTTATTTGCGCACGCGGGAACGCAATTCGACCCTGAATTAGTCACCAATTTTTCAGAACTTATCAATCAACCCAGGCCCGAATTGGAATCACTGATTGCCCAGCGCTGGCTCAGTCAGTTGTCAAAAGAATCGCACCAATCCTTCACGGGTGCGGTGCTGGTTGGCAGCGCGGCAGAAGAAAGCCTAGTGAACACGCTGTTTCACCAGCGATTACTCGATTCACTGACCGATGCTGCTGTCTATCTCGACAACCAAGGCAAGATATTGCACTGGAATCGGGCTGCTGAACAGCTCAGTGGTCGCACTTCAGAATCCGTTCAATATTGCCAGTGGAACCCAACGTTGATGGGTTTGCTATGTGAGGCTGGCCAGCCGATTCAATCTGAAAACTGTCCGTTACAACTAGCGCTCAAGACCAACACCCAGCACGTGGTACGCCTGACCGCAGTTCACGCGAACGGCCGGCAAAGCCTAGTTCAATTCACGGCGATTCCGCTGTTTACCAGTGACGGATCTTTTGCAGGATTCATTTTACTGATCCGCGATGCATCGCTGCAGAGCGACTTGGAAATGAAAGTACGTGCGCTGCATGCGATCGCTACCCAAGACCCGCTAACAAAAGTTGCAAACCGTGCAGAACTCAACCGCAGCTTAGAGCAATTTGTCATTGAACATAGCGCCACGGGCACGCCAGGTTCGGTGATCATGTGCGACATCGACTTTTTCAAGCGCATCAACGATAGCTACTCACACCAGGCAGGCGATCAAGCGCTCATTACATTTGCGAACCTCCTGCGTGACCATGCTCGACGGGACGATCTTGTGGCGCGTTATGGCGGGGAAGAGTTCGTAATACTGTGCGATTCATGCGATATCCAGGCAGCACATGCCCAAGCTGAAAAGCTGCGGCACATTGTCAGCAGTACGCCGGTGCCTTCCCTCAAGGGCAAGACAATGACGTCGAGTTTCGGAGTCACGCAACTTCAACAAGGCGATGATGCTGAAACGTTCATGGCTCGTGCTGATCGCGCTCTGATGACCGCTAAAGAAACTGGACGGAACCGCGTTGTACAACTGGGCGGAAACAGACTGGAATTACAAATCAAACTCCCAGAGGAAAGCATCACGACCGAAGCCAGTCAATCGAATCAAAAAAGTGGCTGGTTAAACTGGTTTATCGGACAGAATCGTCCGTTGGCCAAGCGAGAGTACTTGACGGCAGTCCCCATGGAAATTGCCGCGCAGAAGCTGCAAGGTTTTGTACGTGACCATCGAGCCGAAATCCTATCCGCCCACGGCGAGCGGATCTCCATTCGCGTTAAAAGCATGGAAAGCGCTCGGCGGCGCGGTGAACATGCGGTGGCCTTGTTGATGAATATTAAAATTCAAAACGTAAAGTACTGCAGCAATGGACGTAACACGGTTTACCAGGACCGCACACTAATGTTGGTTACCATGCATCCCGTCAAGTCACGAGATCGTCGGCTATCTTCTTTGGAAGGCCAGGCGCAGCAGGTTCTATTGAGCTTTCAGGCGTATATGGTCGCGGAAGAAGTAGACGACGAATTGCGTCCTTCAATCATCAAACCGCGTTAG
- the ruvB gene encoding Holliday junction branch migration DNA helicase RuvB, which yields MIGQREVIEVLHIAIDAARKRDQPLGHILFDGPPGLGKTTFATCIPREMGVSVQMASGPALKAPKDIIPYLTNLEDRSVLFVDEIHRLPKAVEEYLYTAMEDFRIDIVLGEGVSARTLNLQLKPFTLIGATTRAGMLSGPLRDRFQIRQHLGFYSCAELEQILLRSAEKLVVELDQAAAVEIARRSRGTPRIANNRLLWVRDYAMSKADGRATLDIAQRALEMTGIDVLGLDRQDRRYLETLIRVFSGGPAGIEAIAHTMNVSSDTLVDEVEPFLLRSELIIRSSRGRYATANAFEHLKIAPPNESSDHLPLFR from the coding sequence ATGATTGGCCAGCGCGAGGTTATCGAGGTATTGCACATCGCCATCGATGCGGCTCGCAAACGCGATCAACCGTTAGGGCACATTCTGTTTGACGGGCCACCGGGATTGGGCAAGACCACCTTCGCTACCTGCATTCCCCGCGAGATGGGCGTCAGCGTGCAGATGGCCAGCGGACCCGCGCTCAAGGCTCCCAAGGACATCATTCCTTACTTAACAAACCTGGAAGATCGCTCCGTCCTGTTTGTGGACGAAATTCATCGACTACCCAAGGCCGTCGAGGAATATTTGTATACGGCCATGGAAGACTTTCGCATCGACATCGTATTAGGCGAAGGTGTCAGCGCTCGCACTTTGAACTTGCAGCTCAAACCATTCACACTCATTGGCGCCACCACGCGTGCTGGGATGCTCAGCGGACCACTGCGCGATCGCTTTCAAATTCGCCAGCACTTGGGGTTTTATTCGTGTGCCGAATTGGAGCAGATTCTGTTGCGAAGTGCAGAAAAGCTGGTGGTTGAACTAGACCAAGCGGCAGCCGTTGAGATCGCTCGCCGCAGTCGCGGTACGCCACGTATTGCCAATAATCGCCTGTTGTGGGTGCGCGACTATGCCATGTCCAAAGCCGACGGTCGCGCCACGTTGGATATCGCTCAGCGAGCCCTGGAAATGACCGGTATTGACGTGTTGGGCCTCGATCGCCAGGATCGACGTTACTTAGAGACGCTGATCCGAGTGTTCTCAGGTGGTCCCGCTGGCATCGAAGCCATCGCGCATACGATGAATGTCTCGTCCGACACGTTGGTTGATGAAGTCGAACCCTTCTTGCTGCGCAGCGAATTGATTATACGTTCATCGCGCGGCCGTTATGCAACAGCCAACGCTTTCGAGCATCTAAAGATCGCCCCGCCCAACGAGAGTTCCGATCACTTGCCGCTGTTTCGCTAA
- a CDS encoding transcriptional regulator, whose product MNSAPETNTSAPKYDDIPADLVELTQAIEQLPVEHRIRLLPSLRRVTESSVRRRRILTLVQEALGQLRLDMKYLVFDLEATRRERDEFLQKLNDLGDHE is encoded by the coding sequence ATGAACTCAGCTCCAGAAACCAACACGAGTGCACCTAAGTACGACGACATTCCGGCTGATCTGGTGGAACTGACTCAAGCCATCGAACAACTGCCCGTTGAGCATCGTATTCGCCTATTGCCTTCGCTGCGTCGGGTCACTGAAAGCAGTGTGCGTCGCCGCCGTATCCTGACGCTGGTTCAAGAAGCACTTGGGCAATTGCGGTTAGATATGAAGTATCTGGTGTTCGACTTGGAAGCGACTCGCCGCGAACGCGATGAATTCTTGCAAAAACTGAATGACCTTGGCGATCATGAATAG